Proteins encoded within one genomic window of Episyrphus balteatus chromosome 1, idEpiBalt1.1, whole genome shotgun sequence:
- the LOC129905835 gene encoding uncharacterized protein LOC129905835, with amino-acid sequence MFRCCVLVAVILMTLSSITQALIVPQELPSILSLVYSNIPPIRKGTDSRLGFGFRLGEHADFQVVVELGPQKDTRPIGMNQDDDSSNSKRQVNQNDYRQIRRTTTTTTTPRPLTTTPSPNDYSWLREWFGEWTGTKKRNDSPNSSKYQNKNSINEITKKGYVKTAPIVPESSLKQLQQLYKMATMDPIVVEDTTTPQPLSKEKLNEIASIASRLNIVATRQAVSARKTKGEITEELMDVELE; translated from the exons ATGTTTCGATGCTGTGTTCTTGTTGCGGTTATCTTGATGACCTTGAGTAGTA TAACACAAGCACTGATTGTCCCCCAGGAACTTCCATCTATTTTATCTCTAGTCTACTCAAATATTCCTCCAATTAGAAAAG GAACCGATTCTCGACTTGGATTTGGATTCCGTTTGGGTGAACATGCCGACTTTCAAGTTGTAGTTGAACTTGGTCCTCAAAAGGACACTCGACCAATTGGTATGAATCAAGATGATGATAGTTCGAATAGTAAACGTCAGGTCAATCAAAATGACTACAGACAAATTcgaagaacaacaacaacaacgacgacacCTCGTCCTTTAACAACAACACCATCTCCTAATGATTATAGTTGGTTAAGAGAATGGTTCGGTGAATGGACGGGAACAAAGAAACGGAATGATTCGCCAAATTCTagcaaatatcaaaataaaaattcgataaatgaaataacaaaaaagggATATGTTAAAACAGCACCAATAGTTCCAGAATCATCGttaaaacaattacaacaactCTACAAAATGGCTACTATGGATCCAATTGTTGTAGAAGATACAACAACTCCACAGCCTTTAAGTAAGGAGAAGTTAAACGAAATAGCATCAATAGCGAGTAGGTTAAATATTGTGGCAACGCGACAAGCAGTTTCAGCGAGAAAAACGAAAGGTGAAATTACAGAAGAACTTATGGATGTTGAATTGGAGTAA